The Coffea arabica cultivar ET-39 chromosome 1e, Coffea Arabica ET-39 HiFi, whole genome shotgun sequence genome has a window encoding:
- the LOC113717003 gene encoding methyl-CpG-binding domain-containing protein 4-like, with the protein MVKETPKTAKAPRTADVWAVQCDKCFKWRTVPSQEEYEEIRSKFKQDPFFCSKKPNVSCDDPADIEYDSTRTWVMDKPNIPKTPTGFKKRLVMRKDFTKMDVYYTTPTGRTLRSSTQAASFLDANPQFKGLSPSDFSFASPKIMEDTIPQNVVRKGLPGILD; encoded by the exons ATGGTGAAGGAGACTCCCAAGACTGCCAAG GCACCTCGAACAGCTGATGTGTGGGCTGTGCAGTGTGACAAGTGCTTCAAGTGGAGAACTGTTCCATCCCAAGAAGAATATGAAGAAATCAGAAGCAAATTCAAACAAGATCCCTTTTTCTGCAGCAAGAAACCCAATGTTTCTTGTGATGACCCGGCTGATATCGAGTACGATTCTACTCGGACTTGGGTGATGGACAAACCCAACATTCCTAAAACCCCCACTGGAttcaagaaaagattggttaTGAGGAAAGATTTTACCAAGATGGATGTCTACTACACCACTCCCACTGGTAGGACACTCAGATCCTCCACTCAAGCGGCCTCTTTTTTGGATGCAAATCCACAGTTTAAAGGCTTGTCTCCTTCAGATTTTAGCTTCGCTTCGCCCAAAATAATGGAGGATACCATTCCTCAGAATGTGGTCAGGAAAGGTTTACCTGGTATCCTCGACTGA
- the LOC113717011 gene encoding putative E3 ubiquitin-protein ligase RF298 isoform X1, whose protein sequence is MGESSDIGGSREMHSSISAYGKGSKNKRKYLAEFPLDMIDVSALSLTEFPRYELLEEKLRNTQIELAPVEARSDNPCQEHEVEEPDQDEWDDPVVCQLQELLSSNLLETFRSAIKKVVESGYSSEVAEQLILRSGLYHGTKDVVSNAVDGALALVSREKELETSRHHVFEDLDSLVNYTILEMIAVVREVRPCLTVGEAMWWLLICDLNLLHACIVDRDHLSSFCIPEYSGESPCDSTVSPLTPEAAETSDQNLNKSCTSKLSAPRAKNSHSEMPAIPAVSQLPNSKNSHVHDVAITGKEGLVPPGETRGKSLSTGREHVPTVTQAVVEEKAVLSRKGSAGSSKRDMLRQKTFHFEKSYKGRMSKGAFKAKLTTWGSMVLDKSLKSPSGSSGVVMKSTYSKITTSIGANGPLPDGNCNISSNSTSVHQGTDAPSVLSVADTVFALPAVNKNNPTSSTLDHKPAAKAKTNHTNSSEVPDYYAGIPYDESLGKYVPQDDKEETIVNLASHMKALQKEIEVWKDWANEKVMQATRRLSKDQVELKMLRQEKEEADRFKKEMPALEEGSMKRLSEMEYAISNAAAQIETANLSIHRLENENNVLKSQAEAARFQALKASTNFTKAVKKEQEALKGLQLADTEKIALQEELATLKHHLADLQHQLEKAKTRKNQFEGMVGRVNIWYSFEHSDQVEKNKFQALWKQEEREKLKYNRQAESLKRETEQQKARTKAEEDNLRETDERNIQNCMENVKKLEKEISELRLESESSRIAALLGGVDIGYGSGLMGSKVASACQGFQVPKINKRLAVFQDNFGAGSVRPERECVMCLTEEMSVVFLPCSHQVLCAECNVLHEKQGMKDCPSCRTAIQKRIPVRYLSAQHP, encoded by the exons ATGGGTGAGAGCAGTGATATTGGTGGTAGCAGAGAAATGCATTCTTCTATTTCAGCTTATGGAAAAGGAAGTAAGAACAAGAGGAAGTATTTGGCAGAGTTTCCTCTGGACATGATTGATGTATCAGCCCTGTCGTTGACTGAGTTCCCAAGATATGAGTTATTGGAGGAAAAACTTCGCAATACCCAAATTGAGCTTGCTCCAGTGGAGGCAAGGTCTGATAATCCTTGTCAAGAACATGAAGTGGAAGAACCTGACCAGGACGAATGGGATGATCCTGTTGTTTGTCAGCTTCAGGAACTTTTATCAAGTAACCTGCTTGAGACTTTCCGCAGCGCAATTAAGAAGGTAGTTGAAAGTGGATACAGTAGTGAAGTTGCTGAGCAGCTTATTTTGAGGAGTGGCCTTTACCATGGTACTAAGGATGTTGTATCAAATGCTGTGGATGGTGCTTTGGCACTTGTGAGTAGAGAAAAGGAACTAGAAACTTCAAGGCATCATGTTTTTGAGGATTTAGACAGCCTGGTGAACTATACAATACTTGAGATGATAGCAGTGGTTAGGGAAGTTAGACCATGTTTAACTGTGGGTGAAGCAATGTGGTGGCTCTTGATTTGTGATCTGAATCTATTACACGCATGTATAGTGGATAGAGATCACTTGAGTAGCTTTTGCATCCCAGAATATTCTGGAGAAAGCCCATGTGATTCAACAGTTTCTCCATTGACACCAGAGGCTGCTGAAACAAGTGATCAAAACCTCAACAAGTCATGTACTTCGAAACTGTCAGCTCCAAGAGCAAAAAATTCTCATTCTGAGATGCCTGCAATTCCTGCAGTCAGTCAGTTGCCCAACTCAAAGAATTCCCATGTTCATGATGTTGCAATCACTGGGAAAGAAGGTTTAGTTCCTCCTGGAGAAACGCGGGGGAAATCCTTGAGCACTGGTCGGGAGCATGTCCCTACTGTAACTCAAGCTGTTGTAGAAGAAAAAGCTGTGCTTAGTCGAAAGGGTTCAGCAGGTAGTTCCAAGAGAGACATGCTTCGACAAAAAACATTTCATTTTGAGAAAAGTTACAAAGGCCGTATGTCTAAGGGTGCTTTCAAAGCAAAGCTGACTACCTGGGGTAGCATGGTGTTGGACAAGTCACTGAAGTCACCGTCTGGCTCTTCTGGTGTGGTAATGAAGAGTACTTATTCAAAAATAACTACTTCAATTGGAGCAAATGGTCCTCTTCCTGATGGCAATTGTAATATCTCTAGTAACTCCACATCTGTTCACCAAGGGACAGATGCACCTAGTGTGTTGTCTGTGGCAGACACAGTTTTCGCATTACCTGCAGTAAACAAGAACAATCCTACATCTTCAACGCTTGACCACAAGCCTGCTGCAAAAGCCAAAACCAATCATACTAACTCCTCTGAAGTTCCTGATTATTATGCTGGAATTCCGTATGATGAGTCTCTGGGAAAGTATGTTCCCCAAGATGACAAGGAGGAAACAATAGTGAATCTAGCTTCCCACATGAAAGCACTGCAGAAAGAAATTGAAGTCTGGAAGGATTGGGCAAATGAGAAGGTGATGCAGGCTACTCGGAGGCTTAGCAAGGATCAGGTGGAGCTGAAAATGTTGAGGCAAGAGAAAGAAGAGGCTGATAGATTCAAAAAGGAGATGCCAGCTCTGGAGGAAGGTTCCATGAAGAGGCTCTCTGAGATGGAGTATGCAATTTCTAATGCTGCAGCTCAGATTGAGACTGCTAATTTGAGTATTCACAGGCTTGAAAATGAGAATAATGTGCTGAAAAGTCAAGCAGAGGCTGCTAGATTCCAGGCATTAAAGGCCAGTACAAATTTTACTAAGGCGGTGAAGAAAGAGCAGGAGGCACTGAAGGGGCTGCAATTGGCAGACACGGAGAAGATTGCTTTGCAGGAGGAGTTAGCAACTCTGAAGCACCATTTGGCAGATTTGcaacaccaactagaaaaggCAAAAACTCGCAAAAACCAGTTTGAG GGAATGGTGGGGAGGGTGAATATCTGGTATTCATTCGAACATTCTGACCAGGTTGAGAAAAACAAATTTCAGGCCCTATGGAAGCAGGAAGAACGAGAAAAACTAAAGTATAATAGACAAGCTGAGTCACTGAAGAGGGAAACTGAACAACAGAAAGCTCGGACAAAAGCAGAGGAGGACAACCTGCGAGAGACAGATGAAAGAAATATACAAAATTGCATGGAAAATGTTAAGAAGCTTGAGAAAGAAATTTCTGAGTTGAGATTAGAGTCTGAATCTTCAAGAATAGCAGCACTTCTTGGGGGAGTTGATATTGGCTATGGTAGTGGCTTAATGGGTAGCAAAGTTGCCTCTGCTTGTCAGGGTTTTCAGGTGCCCAAAATTAACAAGAGGTTGGCAGTCTTCCAGGACAATTTTGGGGCAGGAAGTGTAAGGCCTGAAAGGGAGTGCGTTATGTGTTTGACAGAAGAGATGTCCGTGGTATTCCTACCATGTTCACATCAGGTTCTTTGTGCAGAATGTAATGTCCTCCATGAAAAGCAAGGCATGAAGGATTGCCCTTCATGCAGGACGGCAATCCAGAAGCGAATCCCGGTGCGATACCTCAGTGCTCAGCatccttaa
- the LOC113717011 gene encoding putative E3 ubiquitin-protein ligase RF298 isoform X2: MGESSDIGGSREMHSSISAYGKGSKNKRKYLAEFPLDMIDVSALSLTEFPRYELLEEKLRNTQIELAPVEARSDNPCQEHEVEEPDQDEWDDPVVCQLQELLSSNLLETFRSAIKKVVESGYSSEVAEQLILRSGLYHGTKDVVSNAVDGALALVSREKELETSRHHVFEDLDSLVNYTILEMIAVVREVRPCLTVGEAMWWLLICDLNLLHACIVDRDHLSSFCIPEYSGESPCDSTVSPLTPEAAETSDQNLNKSCTSKLSAPRAKNSHSEMPAIPAVSQLPNSKNSHVHDVAITGKEGLVPPGETRGKSLSTGREHVPTVTQAVVEEKAVLSRKGSAGSSKRDMLRQKTFHFEKSYKGRMSKGAFKAKLTTWGSMVLDKSLKSPSGSSGVVMKSTYSKITTSIGANGPLPDGNCNISSNSTSVHQGTDAPSVLSVADTVFALPAVNKNNPTSSTLDHKPAAKAKTNHTNSSEVPDYYAGIPYDESLGKYVPQDDKEETIVNLASHMKALQKEIEVWKDWANEKVMQATRRLSKDQVELKMLRQEKEEADRFKKEMPALEEGSMKRLSEMEYAISNAAAQIETANLSIHRLENENNVLKSQAEAARFQALKASTNFTKAVKKEQEALKGLQLADTEKIALQEELATLKHHLADLQHQLEKAKTRKNQFEALWKQEEREKLKYNRQAESLKRETEQQKARTKAEEDNLRETDERNIQNCMENVKKLEKEISELRLESESSRIAALLGGVDIGYGSGLMGSKVASACQGFQVPKINKRLAVFQDNFGAGSVRPERECVMCLTEEMSVVFLPCSHQVLCAECNVLHEKQGMKDCPSCRTAIQKRIPVRYLSAQHP, from the exons ATGGGTGAGAGCAGTGATATTGGTGGTAGCAGAGAAATGCATTCTTCTATTTCAGCTTATGGAAAAGGAAGTAAGAACAAGAGGAAGTATTTGGCAGAGTTTCCTCTGGACATGATTGATGTATCAGCCCTGTCGTTGACTGAGTTCCCAAGATATGAGTTATTGGAGGAAAAACTTCGCAATACCCAAATTGAGCTTGCTCCAGTGGAGGCAAGGTCTGATAATCCTTGTCAAGAACATGAAGTGGAAGAACCTGACCAGGACGAATGGGATGATCCTGTTGTTTGTCAGCTTCAGGAACTTTTATCAAGTAACCTGCTTGAGACTTTCCGCAGCGCAATTAAGAAGGTAGTTGAAAGTGGATACAGTAGTGAAGTTGCTGAGCAGCTTATTTTGAGGAGTGGCCTTTACCATGGTACTAAGGATGTTGTATCAAATGCTGTGGATGGTGCTTTGGCACTTGTGAGTAGAGAAAAGGAACTAGAAACTTCAAGGCATCATGTTTTTGAGGATTTAGACAGCCTGGTGAACTATACAATACTTGAGATGATAGCAGTGGTTAGGGAAGTTAGACCATGTTTAACTGTGGGTGAAGCAATGTGGTGGCTCTTGATTTGTGATCTGAATCTATTACACGCATGTATAGTGGATAGAGATCACTTGAGTAGCTTTTGCATCCCAGAATATTCTGGAGAAAGCCCATGTGATTCAACAGTTTCTCCATTGACACCAGAGGCTGCTGAAACAAGTGATCAAAACCTCAACAAGTCATGTACTTCGAAACTGTCAGCTCCAAGAGCAAAAAATTCTCATTCTGAGATGCCTGCAATTCCTGCAGTCAGTCAGTTGCCCAACTCAAAGAATTCCCATGTTCATGATGTTGCAATCACTGGGAAAGAAGGTTTAGTTCCTCCTGGAGAAACGCGGGGGAAATCCTTGAGCACTGGTCGGGAGCATGTCCCTACTGTAACTCAAGCTGTTGTAGAAGAAAAAGCTGTGCTTAGTCGAAAGGGTTCAGCAGGTAGTTCCAAGAGAGACATGCTTCGACAAAAAACATTTCATTTTGAGAAAAGTTACAAAGGCCGTATGTCTAAGGGTGCTTTCAAAGCAAAGCTGACTACCTGGGGTAGCATGGTGTTGGACAAGTCACTGAAGTCACCGTCTGGCTCTTCTGGTGTGGTAATGAAGAGTACTTATTCAAAAATAACTACTTCAATTGGAGCAAATGGTCCTCTTCCTGATGGCAATTGTAATATCTCTAGTAACTCCACATCTGTTCACCAAGGGACAGATGCACCTAGTGTGTTGTCTGTGGCAGACACAGTTTTCGCATTACCTGCAGTAAACAAGAACAATCCTACATCTTCAACGCTTGACCACAAGCCTGCTGCAAAAGCCAAAACCAATCATACTAACTCCTCTGAAGTTCCTGATTATTATGCTGGAATTCCGTATGATGAGTCTCTGGGAAAGTATGTTCCCCAAGATGACAAGGAGGAAACAATAGTGAATCTAGCTTCCCACATGAAAGCACTGCAGAAAGAAATTGAAGTCTGGAAGGATTGGGCAAATGAGAAGGTGATGCAGGCTACTCGGAGGCTTAGCAAGGATCAGGTGGAGCTGAAAATGTTGAGGCAAGAGAAAGAAGAGGCTGATAGATTCAAAAAGGAGATGCCAGCTCTGGAGGAAGGTTCCATGAAGAGGCTCTCTGAGATGGAGTATGCAATTTCTAATGCTGCAGCTCAGATTGAGACTGCTAATTTGAGTATTCACAGGCTTGAAAATGAGAATAATGTGCTGAAAAGTCAAGCAGAGGCTGCTAGATTCCAGGCATTAAAGGCCAGTACAAATTTTACTAAGGCGGTGAAGAAAGAGCAGGAGGCACTGAAGGGGCTGCAATTGGCAGACACGGAGAAGATTGCTTTGCAGGAGGAGTTAGCAACTCTGAAGCACCATTTGGCAGATTTGcaacaccaactagaaaaggCAAAAACTCGCAAAAACCAGTTTGAG GCCCTATGGAAGCAGGAAGAACGAGAAAAACTAAAGTATAATAGACAAGCTGAGTCACTGAAGAGGGAAACTGAACAACAGAAAGCTCGGACAAAAGCAGAGGAGGACAACCTGCGAGAGACAGATGAAAGAAATATACAAAATTGCATGGAAAATGTTAAGAAGCTTGAGAAAGAAATTTCTGAGTTGAGATTAGAGTCTGAATCTTCAAGAATAGCAGCACTTCTTGGGGGAGTTGATATTGGCTATGGTAGTGGCTTAATGGGTAGCAAAGTTGCCTCTGCTTGTCAGGGTTTTCAGGTGCCCAAAATTAACAAGAGGTTGGCAGTCTTCCAGGACAATTTTGGGGCAGGAAGTGTAAGGCCTGAAAGGGAGTGCGTTATGTGTTTGACAGAAGAGATGTCCGTGGTATTCCTACCATGTTCACATCAGGTTCTTTGTGCAGAATGTAATGTCCTCCATGAAAAGCAAGGCATGAAGGATTGCCCTTCATGCAGGACGGCAATCCAGAAGCGAATCCCGGTGCGATACCTCAGTGCTCAGCatccttaa